The region TCATGTACTTACGGATATCCTAAAATTTTAATCATGTACTTACGGGTACAGATCAAATTTTCCACTTGGGAAATTATGCTCTCCAAAACATACTAAATTCTCATTTCAACCGTTTTCAATTTAcatgtgcagcatgaaaggaaaacATAACTGACTTTGAATAGCACTCAAGCAAAAACTTTGTAGGGTGTTTAGCGGTATATTATTCAACATAATAAATTGAACGTTCAACATTTACTATCACCACACTAGAACTGAACTTCAGATAGAAAATAGAGGTAACAACAACTATGGACTGAGGAAAGAATATACAGTGAAATAACATTTACTAGTACTAGTCTTGCGAAAACAAGAGCTCGAATGCCAAGCAAGGAGTTTCTATGTTAGGTTTGAACTAATGACCTACCCTGTAAGTAAACCAAGGATCTCATAATATTTTATTCTGTGCATCATGCCCGGATGTACATAATAGAGTAGTACAACACCTTAGCTTCATTTTAACAAAAGAGAAACATGAAAAGAAAACACATTTAGTTGTTGTAGGCATTTCAGTAAACACCATGAGGGTAACAAAATAACAATAATAGAGAACatggtttttctttcctttttgttctacAACTTCTATGAAATAAAAACCCTCTCCAtgttcattttatatcatttttttccaAACTCTCAGATTCCAGAATTACCGGATGTTCTGGGTTCTTTTATAAACTTTTTTATTATATTCTTTTGAACTTGAAACGAATATATACAATGCACACAAGTACTACACAAGAATGTACATCTATACTGTCCAGAACAACAAATTAACCAAAAGAAAACTAATTTATGAAGGAAACAATTCTTGAAATTTGGTTTGAGCTTGGATTGTTGAGATTTTTGAACTCCTGCAGCAGTAATACCTGAACTTGCATGACACACTCTTTATTCAGTTGAGAGCATCTCATATTTTGTAGAATATGCTACATGTCAAGAGGAAGGGGGAAGGCCACACCTCGTCGTTGCATCGTTGAACGGCCTCGGCTGTCGGTAGTGAACGAACTATGCTGACGGCGGTGAACGGCCTGTTCGCTGCGGGAATGGGGGGATGGGGCACGGTCTGTAGAAGCAGGAGGCGGTGACCTGCAGAAGGAAGAGGCTGCGACCTGATGGCAGAAGAGAATTGAAGAAATAAATATTGGGGCCTGCTCATATATCCACAAATTCAGACACCAAAACTAAAACAAAATAATATAACAGAAATAAGAGAATGTTAAATTTGACATCTCAGTTTTTAGCATCACTTCTAAACCTTTTGTTTTTTCACTCCTACCTAATCATCAACAAATTCTCTAGTGGACTATCATTCTTTTCAAAAGTAATCAACATGAATGATCTCCACCAGTTACCAATTTACTCAAACCATTCACACTCATATGAGCTTTCCATTCAAGATTTCCTATCCTATCTTCTTCTAAACAATTTGAGAACTTGAATCACATTTTATTTGGAAGCTATACTGAAATCCTAGCACATATACTACTTTACAGCAAGTAGCTTTCGAACAAAACATAATTGAAAGTTGCGCATTTGAGTAGGAGGAAGTCCAACTCAGCTGCAAGCATAAGGTCAACCAGAGCATCAGAATAAGTACACTCAGCTGCAAGCATAAGGTCAACCAGAGAAAACTACACTGCTGCAAATCTGTACAGTCAAGGAGTTATTTTACTTCTTATAACTTATCGAACTGAAAAGTAAAATATGGAACTAAACTGAGTGTGCCATCGCACATCAGTAGCAGCGGACCAATAGCGACACACATCAGCAGCAGCAGTACTGGTGGCAAGAGCTAACACACGCATCAGCAGCAGTAGCACCACGTCTAAATGCTAGAAAGCATCATTAGTTGGGGCGACACATAGGGATTCAGCAACCGTACACCATCAAGGGTGTCGATGCTTCTGTGGCTGCAGCAGCCGCATGTCGGAGAAGATCTATTAGAGAGAAAAATCCCAGCCCAAATTTATCACTGCAATCCACTTGTATTCACACACCTTTTTTCTAGTAGAAGAATTAAGCCGATGTTAGCTGGCAGAGAAGCAGGAGGAAGCAAGACAACCAATTGGAGGAACATGCCCGTCGGCGAGAAGGCTGCCATGAGTCCGCTCACCTTCGACCGTAGGGTGGAACTGGCGCACATGCCATCGAGGACCTACCCACTCGTGCGAGATCAAACTGAACCAGTTTGTGATGCCAAGGCCGAATCATCGCTCGTGGCTTGGATGAAGGCACTCACTCATTCCTGCAAAATTGAATTGTAGACACTTTAATGCTAACTACAAAAAAACATGGAATCAACACTGAAGTACTAGTATgactggacaagaagctcaaaattGTAGCCACACACGCACTAAACTTATAGATTTTTTACTTTTAACTTATTTTAGGTGATATATCTAACCTTACAGGATTTTAAAACATGGACTGACTACAACAAAAAATACAAGGGGTACGACAAAAGTCTCATCCAGCCCCAACAAAATTCTGTAGCATCACACGTGCTATACATGTTTAGGTAAATGGAGATGCCAACTTCCTCTTTTTAGGTACTACTAGCCCCAGCAAAATTCAGTAAAGGAAGGCAGATAGGTCTAGCTACTCTATTATGAAGCTCACATTCACACATGAGAGAGGGATGGAAATGGAACAACAGCAACATCAGTGAAGGTACTGCTGCTCCTTCCTCATCCATACCCTGCTCCTGCTAATTCTGACCCTTCTCACGTAGTCGTGTTGATCGGCATGTTCGTCACAACAAGCGAGTGCCGACAGCAAGCGGTGCCTTTTTGCATGTAGTTCATAGACCATGGTAGGCAGATTATGTACTTTGTCTACTTCACAACCCATGACGAGTATCTGCTTTTCCCCCTGAACTAACAGCACACAGCACATCACTCTGTCTATATATCCCCTTCTCCTTGTCTGAGCTTCAGTTTAGAACATAGTTCCTGAACTTACTAATTAGTATAACATGTTCTGACGCCGGCGCACAATGTGTACGAAGTAGCTCTATTCTTTCTGTGTGTATGTTTAAGAGGCAACATAGGGTATCCTTTCTTTGCCCTAtcccctactaataaagcaaatagtgcttctggtcgtacgtcattAGAATTACCCCTGAAGTTGATAcaaattacccaccatgccacccATAAGTAAACAAAACGGTTCAGTTTTTCTCAAAGTTGTGCTGGATTTCGTTCTTATCAAGTGATATCCTCATGTAACCAAACGGAAGGTGTAGCGCGGTGGCTAATGCTTTAATCCTCCAGGTAAGAGACCTGTGTTCGATCCCAGGCTCCACCACATTTTCTCTGTTTTTTGCGAACCCTCCCCcgcgttaatgggccggcctaggcgtCTGTTTTTTTTTCAGTTTGCAATTTGCTTGTTCGTTTCTCATTTCTGTTTTGTgattttccttctatacattaaTTATTAGGGATTTTCAAAAATTCAAAAGGTTGCGAATTTTGTTAAGAAATAAAACATTGGTGAATTCAAAAATGTTCTCGAAAGCATAAAATGTTCTTGATTTAAAAAACTcctgttttttatttcttttttgcctttttttcTCATATCCGTTTTTGTTTTCTCGTCTTTAAATTAATTCGGGATTTCAAAATTTTAAAAGATTGTGAGTTTTGCttttttttgagaaatcataaaatttcTGTGAATTCAGAAAATGGTCGGGAAATCAAAATGTTCGCAATTTTTAGAAAATTGTTTGCATGTCATAAAGAAATTCTCGATTtctaaaaatatgttcatgaaataAAATAATGTTCATGATTCTTAGAAAATGCTTGTGTATTCAACACGCTTTTGGGAACTGGAAAAAATGACCATGAAATTTTAGAAAaggatcaaaaaaattcaaacagatCCATTGAAACAGATATGTAAATAACGAACAAAACAAACCATAGATCCGGAGaagttattttattattttatttagtTCATCGCACACCGGGTAAAAAAAGGATTTATGTGTTCTTTACAACGTTGATCCCCAAAAAAATGACACATTTTTCAATGGGTTAGTTTTTGTAAGCTATATGAAATGACTAAATGTCTAATTTACTTCCATACATATCTATGTTTATTGTGATACTATAGTTTTACAGGTCATGAAAAACACCACGACGCTAGCTAAAGTCGAGACACATCATTCATCATTCTACCTTAGGCAGGATCTATCAATACAATTTGCTCAGCCAAAAAACATTTTGTTGTGACGCCTTAGGAAATAAAGTCGTCATGAGACCATCACATTTTCAGTTTTTGAAATGACTTTTTAAAAGTCTCTTATCTCATCATGACATGATTTTGATGTACTTTATGAAGTGATATTTTAAAAGTCTGTATCTCATCCTTGCATAATTTGCATAATCTGATTTATTTTtctcccgtggcaacgcacgggcctaTTTGCTAGTCTTTACCTCTTTATCTTTacctctttatctttatctttacctctttatctttacctactaataaaccagcgattgcttctggtcgtacgtcgtcgcCAATTTTGTAGAAAGGTCCCTGTGGTTTTCGATATTCAACCCGCGGTCCTTAAAGTGAGAAAACGTTTCCAGCCCTGATCCGGCCCGCCCAGGTCCGAGTGCCGCCGCCCGTaggccgccaccaccagcgcccgCAGAGCTCCCAACCCCGAGCTCCTCCTCCCGTGCGCCTTCTCCCCAGCCTTCCTCACGCGTCGTCGGGCGACCGGCGCCGCCACCAGCGACCATCCAGGTTACGCCACCGTCCCCTGCCTTctctctttcctctctctctctaatctCCTCATCTCTCCTTCTCCCCAGGAGCTCAGCGCCAGCGCCATGGATGCCCAGTCCTCGAGCTCACCTTGGAGGTTCGAACGCCGCCACGGGACCTCCACCGGCCAGATCCGGCGCCTCCCTCCCCGGATCCGCGCGCCCTCCACCTCCTCTACCCGATCTGGCGCCCCACCCACCTCCCCACCACGCCCCGCGCGCCGCTGGCCGCCTCCTGCCCCGTCCCGCCTCAGTGCGCGCCGCCGGGCGCCTTATGCCTCCCAATCCCATCTCCTCCTCACCCGCGGCTTCTTCGCCGTTCACGGCTCCCGAAGCTCGAGCGGGCCGATCTACGCGTCGGTGACCTCGTGGGAGGCAGAGGATGGGATGGTGTGCTGTGCTCGAGAAGAGTGGGCTCGAGTAAGGGGATTGGAGGGTGGCGTCGGCGGGCTCGCGGACGGGGATGGAGAGGGCGGTTGCTTGCAAGATCAAGGCTGGGCAGGCCGGAATTGATCTAAAAAAACAGGGTATGATGCAATCAATCTTCTCCAGCTATGTTCATATTCTTCTCTGACCTTGGAAATCTTCAATGTCATCTGCTTTCAAGTTCTGGCCACACACGAATCCAACATCTATTGTTGGCAGCAGATTAATCTATTTATGATAGTTGATGCAACAGAGGGGTAGGGGCAGATCGTCTTCATCGCATTATGATAGTTGATGCAGCACCATAAAAAAAAGGCCAACATGGCTCTGTGGTGGTCATGACTGCAACCTAACGGATAGTTGATGCAGCGTAGGATGAGGTGTTCCGATGGTGGTTTAAAGTAGATTGCGATGCCGCCATAATTTGTGCATTGCCCAGTGGAGAACCTAGAGAGGATGGAAATCACATCAACTTACCTATCCGATGTTGTCGAGTTTGTCCTCGGTTCTCAAACTCTCCACTGGCATGTAACCTATCCTGAAATTCATTTAATGAATCGACAAATTATCTTCATACCTTGCGTCGTGTCAAGATAAAATTTATTATGTAGATTCCATCCATGAGTGTACTTCTCTAGATCCTTGACATCATTTCCCTAATGCACTGTGAACTGGTTTCAAGCAAGTTATTATGGAGGATTTAGCTACACATTTTGGTCTAAGATGAGGTCACTAACTTGTCCTTCTCTAAGCTTTGAAAACCTGGGAGTTTCTGACTGCTAAATTAGACTACTGTCCTGCAAAGTAGATCAGCTATTTGACCATAAAAGTTAGTTCAATTTAGTTATTCCAGCCGGCTAGCTAATGTGGTTGTTGCAAATAGCAATAGCAGGAGCACATACCATGTTTCTTTGATAGTGGGTTTTCACGCTTAAGCAGCAAAAAATATATGTGTTCTATCTCTAGATGTTGTATCAGGTAGAACTACTGACAAGGAACAAAATATAACATCAGTCACGTATAATTGCGAAGAAGAGTAAGCCAGTGCAGATTGAGGCCATACAACAATGGCTTAGCCGGGTTCAAGTTAGCTCAATTGTTCCGACATGCGATTTTTTTTCCTCTCGTGTTTATTCTTGTGACATTTTACAGAAATATAAATAGCATGCAAGCAATCAGGTTGATCAGAGCCAGATAGTTcactacagtaagcaatgcaatgtAAGAGCATATGTTGTCATTAAAATTCCATTCAAGAAGAATTTCTTATGTGTGTGTTAATTGGTTTGGTGCATTTATTGATAAATGATTTATCGGCCATCTACCAATAAATCGGTCTGGCTCCTCAAGGCAAAAACCTCAAAATTTATGACAAAATTCATCCTTATGCTGGATTACAAGCACTTATGTTGTGTACATTTCCGTGGACAAAAGGATCAGTCGGTTGGTTATGAGTTTTGTGCTTGGTAATTTTTCAGATCGTGGCAGATTGTTATCGCTAGCAAGGACTCACTGATCTCTGATGTGGCTCTCAATGGTGATGCGATGCAAAATGGACAAATCCATCATCGTTAGTCTGCTGCTGTTGGCTTCTTCTGAGCTACTAATATCAGGTTGTTTTGTTTCTGTTGAGCAGTTTAAGCTTCAAGGTTGCAACTGAAATGTGATCAATTGTGGTTGTTCTCAACTTCTCATTCAGCTCATCCTGATAATGTGGCTAGAGAACTGTATATCAGTTTATTAAGTTGGCTTCCTATCCGTTATGTAGTTTATGTGTGAATCCTGCAAGTCGTCATGTTCAATTGTGGTTGTCATGTCGAATTCGTCCTGATCATACTGAGCGCAAACTGTAGGGTTAGCTGTGTTTGATGTTGAATCGCTGATGATCACATTGTCGGAAAATTATTCCTGGTTTCCTTTCTATTAGTCAGTTTTAAGTGCGAGTGGTACAAGTCATATTATTTGATTGTTGTTCTCTTATCGAATCCGTCCCAAGCATATTATCCACAAACTATATTTCTGTTCAATATGTCAAACTTATTTCGGTGACTATTTTGTTAATGTTCAAATTAGCTACATTAAAACTAAAATCATATGGGAATCAGAGCGATTTACAAGGACCCTTTGGGGAGATACTTTGCAAATGTGGAACAGGAATAAAGCATGTTAGTTACATGGCGGAGATGGGATACTTAGTTGATCTGAACCATTTTGCAGTTCACTTTTAATCTGAAAATTGTACCTGATACTGATCATGACTTCTTTAGGTTCTGAGGGCTTAGATTGAAAACACCATGACAATTTTTTGTATCGCAGTGGGGTTGGCTGCTGTATTATGGAAGATTTGGAGATTTATGAATGAGGCCTGTTTTGAGAATAAAAGCGGTGTCTGATACTTTTGTTCTGATTCATGTGGTTTGTTATTTGGTTAAACTCATGGTCAATTTTGCAGATTAGCGCTGATTTGGGGAGTAAAGCTCTTCGAGCAAGTGACAAAAATCAAGTCTTCTGAGCATCTCAAAGATGGCGACCTGAAGTCGTTTGACTGGCAGCTTAAAAGCAATTAAAGTGCACAGAGAAATCAAACTTTTAAAGCCACTCTTGCCATTTGTGGACTGTTCCTGCTTGTTGGTGACTGCTTTTGCGAGTATGTTCACTCtcatctactcccttcgttccaaaatagatgagtctactttgtattaactttagtacaaagttacaaagttgagtcatctattttggaacggagggagtagcaatgaAATATTTTGTCTCTGTTGCGCAGCCGCTGAAAGGGCAAACTCCAGATCCTAGATATCTATGGGTTTTGGGTGCCCTCTGGGGTTACCTGAATGTTCCTATTTCTGTTTCTTCTTCCCTTCTTAGTTTTCTTTATGATGTAGATGAACAATTGGTTTGTGTTAATAGAATTCAGAGAGGAGGCTCTCTTTTAGAAAATCTAATGAGGGGAGACTGAATGACCGAGTGTAGATGACACTGACCAAGTTTAGTAGTATGTGATCCTACATGTCGCTCCATTAATTCTTCTAGATAATTCCTGTATGCTTAACTGTTTCCTCATTCAGTCCAATAACGATGACAGATCCGAGGTGGTATCCTTTGTAGCTGAAGGAGAAGATGTATGCAAGGGTGTATTCCATATACTGTTATATCTTTGTGTCATTATAACATATATATTCCTTCAGTGCTTAAAATGATCTCATTGCCAGTATGTTTACGACGAAGATGGATACTCTCACTGTATTGCATAATTGATATTCAGCACTAAGTGCTATCCGGTGCTTATCACACACATACATGAGTAGTCAAGTGTACCTTTACATAGTAGCAAGTATTTTTGGTAATCACTACTGGTTTATGTCTTGTGAATCAAAATATCAGATAATATCAAATACCTGTCTAAAAAAATGTCTCGTGAATCAAATATCAGACCAGGATTGAGCAGACAATATCAAGTTTGATGAGACAACAATCCACACGAAGCAACAACCGAAGATGACAAGGGGACTTTACCGAGTAGGCATACGTGCTGACACCAACGCGGCATGGAGGAGCGACACGGGAGGCTAGAAGAAAAGGTTGGGGTAGAGCTCGCATGGCAAACACGTTGACGCACAACATGGTTGCTCAGGCGATGTCGAGCCAGAGGTTGATCAAATAGAGTGGGGATTTGCGCTCGTCCACGCCAATACGGTGTCGTTATTGGGTTAAATGCGTGTGGTATTTTCTTTTCCCGTTACAACGCACTGTATGTTTACTAGCaatatttttttaagaaaaaaggATAAACTCTTCCCAAGAAAACAACCAACTATCTGTAGAAAAATTCAACATAGTAAAATGGTCAAAAATGTTCAGAGTTTTACATATGTTTACACTTTTAAAATGGTTAAAAATTCCCAAAAAAGTTTCGTTTGTTCTTAAAAATATTTTCATTTTAAAATGTACAAAACTTAAAATAATCAAAATTTCTTTTTCAAACAAAAGACATCTGTTCAATTTTTTCCAATTTTTGTATAAAGGTTAGCTTTCCTTAAACGTGTCCCAATTTTTGTGAATTTTATTGAAAATAAGGAAATATTTGTAGTTTCctgaaaagtaaaaaataaaactaATGGGAAACTATTCCATCCAAAACTACTCTTCCATCAGACGAAGAATGCAAAATTGCAAAGTTGCTTTCATGTCCAAACCTCATGCTACAAAAAGCAATAATCAGTGTAACCTTTTTTTAGGGTAGTATAACCTTATTATTGATGTTTATTACAATTGAATATAAATAATGGTGCATAAAGCAGATTGCACGCATTTTTTCGCCCGGTGcatcgcacgggcatttgtactagttatACAAAATTCCAAACAACAAAATTTGGTCCTCATAAGCATTTCAACAGGCACCTAGACCATCAATTATTTTCATATAAGTAGCATGAAATTGAATGGAGCAACAGTAGGGCATGAGAAGAAAGAAGTAGCAGCAACACCTCAAGATCCTACCTTTTTTGTACATGATGCATCTCCCCTGTCGTTCAGATACAGGAGATCATTGAGTTCACTTACTAGAGATAACTCAGCTCAATTTGTGTACATGCTCGCACGCCGCATCAGGCACCAGGCATGCACCAGCACACACGCCACAACACACATGCAAGTTCTAGTAGGCAGCATGGATTATTTTGTTGAATCCATTGAACTGAAGGGAGCTCCTTCGACCTTTAAGATGAACGGAAAAAAGCAAATGAAATTTTTCAAGGTCGAAATGACCATAATAATCATGTAAAACATGTAAAAATAATGACAAGTTCATGCACAGTAACATTAGAAGTACACAAAAGAAACCTAAATAGAAGTTCTGTACTTTGAAATACTTCattttagttccaaaatacttcatttgttttgaaatatgaatttttatatttattttcttcgaaCTTATAATGTTTTCCCTACAAATTACATGGGTGAGAGCATGGTGCCCTAATTCAATTTCATATATCTGAAACTCCACACGCAACATGAACTTATGCATAACAGTATGAGTGCAGAATACTTGTAAGCATAAGAAAAAGACATAGAGTGCACATATACTTTTCAAGATTTCCTTGATGTTCTGCACGTTCATTCTCATGGTTTCCTTCTCCATACAATCCTGGACCTATAGATAACACATATAAATAGTGTTCAGAAAAAAAGGAAATAACACCTCTACTCAGTAACCCATTAGTTACGACTGACTTTGGCAAGGTACTCGGGTACTAAACAATCCATTCAGAACTTTTCTTGGAGTAGTAAGCATATGTATCTTGAACAACAACATTTTTCATGAAGGATTTGACTTCAGAGAGACATATGCCACGCATAATGCCCATCAAGATGTCCATATCAGCATTGATTCCATCACGCTCTTGGCGAATCTGGATCAATCAATTGTTATGTACAGAATAAATGCTTTTAACAACAACCAAGCAAAAATAGCTATATAAGAATTACCAAAGTCAGCAGAGCGTCTGATACTTCATGACTGAAGAAGGAAAAGACCTAGCAAAAGGGAAAAGGGCCATAAATCTTAGGTAGAAAAAAATGTGTAAGAAACTTGTAATAAAACCATGAAAAATGTGAAAACAAAAATATTTCTCGCATAACACTTAGTCACTTACTGTAGAGAGAAAAGAAGTGGCAGTAGTGTCTTCAAGACAAGGTAGCTTTCTTTGCTCAACAAAGCAATGGTCCAAACAGTTGAAGAAGCCAGATAAGTTGATGTACTGAAAAGAATGCAAATTTTGAACTGAAAATCAAGTGAAAGCTGAACTCTTATAAAGTTCAAGGTCAAAAGAACCTCCACGTCCATCAAACTTCATATCCTGTAGTTCAACTTCTGTAAAAATAGGACTTGTGGTATCCCTCGTAAATCAACAAGAAAACCTGCAGAAAAATGTACATGTTCTCATTGGCATATCAACAAGCACCTTCAGAGCACAGAGTGTCATATGCCCTTATCTACAGAGAAGGCATCCGTCCATGGCAGAGAAAGCATTATTCAGAGAAAGATCAATGACACAACACGCATACGACCCTGATTCTTCTTAAATTTATCACCCTCTCATCGAGCTCAA is a window of Triticum dicoccoides isolate Atlit2015 ecotype Zavitan chromosome 2B, WEW_v2.0, whole genome shotgun sequence DNA encoding:
- the LOC119360862 gene encoding putative cullin-like protein 1, translating into MDVEYINLSGFFNCLDHCFVEQRKLPCLEDTTATSFLSTVFSFFSHEVSDALLTLIRQERDGINADMDILMGIMRGICLSEVKSFMKNVVVQDTYAYYSKKSSEWIV